The Hymenobacter sp. GOD-10R genome includes a window with the following:
- a CDS encoding IS1 family transposase: MAGRRAWHPAHRSRVLGCRGQITAKRLWQALPRPYRTTTWYYTDELQAYHGVLPKRAHQVCEKGSRQTSIVEAINCSLRQRCSVLVRRFCSFSRSLTMHQTRIQLVVDEHNRRLTSS, encoded by the coding sequence GTGGCTGGCCGTAGAGCGTGGCACCCGGCGCATCGTAGCCGGGTGTTGGGCTGCCGCGGGCAAATCACTGCGAAGCGTTTGTGGCAGGCCCTGCCTAGACCGTACCGGACCACCACCTGGTACTACACCGACGAGTTGCAGGCCTACCACGGCGTACTCCCGAAGCGAGCACATCAGGTCTGTGAGAAAGGCAGCAGGCAAACCAGCATCGTCGAAGCCATTAACTGTTCCTTACGCCAGCGCTGCAGCGTCCTGGTGCGCCGCTTCTGCTCGTTCAGCCGTTCACTCACCATGCACCAAACCCGTATTCAGCTCGTCGTTGACGAACATAATCGCCGACTCACAAGCTCTTAG